A genome region from Tenrec ecaudatus isolate mTenEca1 chromosome 13, mTenEca1.hap1, whole genome shotgun sequence includes the following:
- the AGXT gene encoding alanine--glyoxylate aminotransferase — MFRALAAASVALPPRAAGSVRTMASHQLLVPPPEALQKPLSVPRRLLLGPGPSNLAPRIVAAGGQQMIGHMHQEMYQIMDEIKLGIQYVFQTKNRLTLAISGSGHSAMEAAVVNTLEPGDSFVVGANGIWGLRAVEMGERVGARVHPLIKDPGGYYTMQEVEEALAKYKPVMLFLTHGESSSGLLQPLDGYGELCHRYNCLLLVDTVASLGGTPIYMDQQEIDILYSGSQKVLNAPPGTSLISFSDKARNKVYNRKTKPYSYYLDMKYLANFWACGDGEDEPRMYHHTTPIIGLFTLRESLAILVEQGLESSWRRHHEVTLYLQGRLQELGLQLFIKDPALRLPTVTTVAVPAGYDWRDIVNYIMDHFGIEITGGMGPSVGKVLRIGLLGCNATRENVDLVVKALKEALQHCPRNRL, encoded by the exons ATGTTCCGGGCACTGGCTGCTGCCAGCGTGGCCCTGCCGCCCCGAGCAGCAGGGTCGGTGCGTACaatggcctcccaccagctgctgGTGCCACCCCCAGAGGCCCTGCAGAAGCCCCTGTCGGTCCCCAGGCGGCTCCTGCTGGGGCCGGGGCCCTCGAACCTGGCCCCACGTATCGTGGCCGCAGGAGGCCAGCAGATGATCGGCCATATGCACCAGGAGATGTACCAG atcaTGGACGAGATCAAGCTGGGCATCCAGTACGTGTTCCAGACCAAGAACCGGCTCACGCTGGCCATCAGCGGCTCAGGACACAGTGCCATGGAGGCCGCCGTGGTCAACACGCTGGAGCCAGGGGACTCCTTCGTGGTGGGGGCCAATGGCATTTGGGGGCTCCGGGCCGTGGAGATGGGGGAGCGAGTTG gagcCCGCGTGCACCCCCTAATCAAGGACCCCGGAGGCTACTACACGAtgcaggaggtggaggag GCCCTGGCCAAATACAAGCCAGTCATGCTGTTCCTGACCCATGGGGAGTCCTCCAGTGGCCTGCTGCAGCCCCTGGACGGCTACGGGGAGCTCTGCCACCG gtacAACTGCTTGCTCCTGGTGGACACAGTGGCCTCCTTGGGAGGGACCCCCATCTACATGGACCAGCAAG AGATCGACATCTTGTACTCGGGGTCCCAGAAGGTGCTGAATGCCCCTCCAGGAACTTCGCTCATCTCCTTCAGCGACAAGGCCCG AAACAAGGTCTACAACCGAAAGACAAAGCCTTACTCCTACTACCTAGACATGAAATACCTGGCCAACTTCTGGGCCTGCGGAGACGGTGAAGATGAGCCCAGAAT GTACCATCACACAACGCCCATCATCGGCCTGTTCACCCTGCGGGAGAGCCTGGCGATCCTCGTAGAGCAG GGCCTGGAGAGCAGCTGGCGGCGGCACCACGAGGTCACCTTGTACCTGCAGGGCCGCCTGCAGGAGCTGGGTCTGCAGCTATTCATCAAGGACCCG GCACTCCGGCTGCCCACGGTCACCACGGTGGCTGTGCCGGCCGGCTACGACTGGAGGGACATCGTCAACTACATCATGGACCACTTTGGAATCGAGATCACGGGGGGCATGGGGCCCTCGGTGGGGAAG gtGCTGCGCATCGGACTCCTGGGCTGCAATGCCACCCGGGAGAACGTGGACCTGGTGGTGAAGGCCCTGAAGGAGGCCCTGCAGCACTGCCCCCGGAACAGGCTGTGA